A segment of the Candidatus Nitrososphaera gargensis Ga9.2 genome:
GCCTCTTTCAAAATATTTTAACCCGTGCAGCGAGTCCAGCCTTTCACTGATAATGTCGTCTGATTTCATCAGCATTCCCCTTTGTGCATAAAGGATCAACCTTTTGTCTGTTACAAGAACCCTATACCTTTTTTCTGCATATTCGGCGATGCTGTCCTTGCTCGAAAACCTGACGTTTTCGGCAGGCAATAGAAAATCATCCAATACCATTGGCACTTGTCAATGGATGGAAATTTATTAGAACGTGTCATACTTGTTTGGCTCGATGTACAAGTTTTGTGAATATAGAGAGGTTCTATTTTTCCTCATTAAGTAACAGATCTTCCGGCTGGCGAAATGCGCCAGAGCTAAGGAATTAAGGTGGAGTAGTTATACTAACCCCCGCATGCATATACCGTTAAGTTCATTATTTACCTTTGTAGAACTCCGGGTAGGTGCGTTTGCTTGTCCTTTAGAAAAGTCGGAGCTGTAATACTGCTTGTTTCAAACATGGAAAAATCGATCAGGTTCTACAAAGATACCCTTGGAATTCCGATAAAGACTAAGTCAAATGACTGGACCGAGTTTTTCAACAAAGATACAGTGCTTGCGTTGCACCCTGCAAAGAAAAAGAGCAAGATGAAGACAGGCTCGGGCATGCTTGTAGGATTTGAGGTAAGCGACCTCGACTCTACTGTGCAAAAGCTGAAGGAAAAGAAAGTCAAGTTCTTTAAAAAGCCAAAGGAGGAGCCGTTTGGTAAGCATGCGATAATTCAGGACCCCGATGGCCACTTGGTGTCAATAGCAGAGATCAAGGAAAAGTCGGCAGAAGGCTTTGATCTACTTGGGCTGATAGGGCGAGAGTAGGCTACTACTTGATTGCAGTAACAAGGTAGACAGAGCCGCCGAGGGCTTTGAAGCGAACTCTTGAGAACTTTGCAAGCAGCCTGGCGACCTCTTTCTTTGTCATGAACCTGTAGCCCTGAAGCGCAAAATCAAGCTGCATCCCCATTATCAGCCGGCTGTCGTCACCGTGCAATCTAGACTCTGGCAATAAACCCTCCACTATCGCAATGGTGCCCCCTTTTTCCAGGGCGTGCCGGCAGTTTGACACTACCTTTTGCTTGTCCCTTGCGGCATAGAGCGACTCGCCAAGGTACACGATATCAAACTCGTTTTCAAACACCATTGATTCGCCGGCCTGTTTTATTATCTTGATTGGTTTGCCCTTGGCAATCTTGCGCGCAGCCGCCACTGCCTTGTCGCAGGGGTCTATCCCAACAAAACTTGACTTTGGATATTCAGCACACATCTTGGCGAGCAGGCTGCCGGTTCCGCAGCCGACATCAAGCAGCCTGCATCCTTGTGATAAAAGCCGGCTCATTTTCTTGTCCCGCCTGATTGCGGTCAGGAACGAATAGTGGTCCCAGTCGGTGGCCTGCTCTATCGCGCCAAGGGTGTACGACATTTCACGTGTCCGGCCTAACCTGAACAGGTCTTGAAAAGCGCCGTACTCTAGGCTCCTCAGAGCCAAGTACGAGAATTGCCCGCCCAAATAGTCAGGATTTTTCCTATCCAAGAGCATTATCTTCATTTCCGGCTTTAGATACATCTTCTTGTCTTTCTTTTCGCTGACAAGCCCGTACGCAATTGCGGCAGAGCACCACGCCTGCACGGCAGGAGGATGCATCTTTGTCGCAGAAACCAGCTCGTCTACTGATACTGGTCTGTGGGCGATCCTCTCAAGCAGACCTGTCTGCCTTCCGATGTGGGCCAGCCACACTCCGTAAAAGCCGACAGAGTATCCCCATAGCCTTGCAAAGCCTGCCGAGCGCGCCTTCATAACCGCTGGCAGGTCGGCCTGCGCCATTCTTAAATCATTGCACCGGGACTTTTTTGCCGGGGTTCATCATAAATGCAGGATCGAGTAACTTTTTGACCGCTGAGAAGAGGTCGGTGATGTGTCTGCCGTACATCATTTCGATATAGCTCACCCGCGCAAGACCGTCGCCGTGCTCGCCAGTTATCGTGCCTCCGCTCCTGATAACCTGCTCAAACACGCTCTTGGCGATCCTCCGCATCAGATCGACCTCCTTGTCAGAGCCCATGTCCACAAGCGGCCTTGTATGTATGTTGCCGTCCCCGACGTGGCCGTACATCACGTAGTCCAGTTTGTTTTGCCGGTAGGTCTGGAGCAGGTTGGTGGCATGATCTGCCAAGAGCTCCGGCCGGACTACGGTATCTTCAATCAGCCCGATCGGCTTTCTGCTGCCTACTGTGAGCTTCATGACGTTGTTCAGCGCGCCCTTTCTGGCCCTCCATATCTTGGCCATGCTCTGCTCGTCTGAAGCATATTCAAGCACCGAGCACTTGCCGGCAAGCTCCTCCTTGCACGCTTGTAGACGGTCTTCAATCTTCTTGCTGTCGTCGCCGGCAAACTCGACAAACAGTAGGCACCCTGTGCCGCCGGCCCTGCTGCCAAAAGAGAGGACGGTGTGGTCCAGCATTTCAAGAGCGACCGGCGAGAATTTCAGGATAGCCGGGACTGCCGAAACTGCGCCTAGCAGATCTACAAAGCCCAGCACCATTATGCACCGATACTCAGGAATGTCAAGGAGCCGGAGCTTTGCGCAGGTCACTATCCCAAGCGTCCCTTCCGAAGCGGCAAATACCTTGTGCGGCATGAATCTGTCTGACATCACGGTGTCGAGCCTGTATCCGCAAGAATTCTTGCTCACCTTAGGGTAGCCATTCTTGATGGCGTCAGCATGTGGAGACAGCAGCTTGCCAAGTTTTTCCATCCTGCCATCGAATCTGTCGGCGCTTGCAAAGCCCGGCTCCCCGTCAGCGTACACCACGTCCACTCCTTCAAGAAAGTCGATGGTGTTGCCGTAGCCAAGGCAGTGCATGCCGCTAGAGTTATCCGCTATCATGCCGCCGATCGTGCAATAGTTGCTGCTTGCAGGATCCGGCGGCAGGAACTTGTTCCTCTTTTTTAGCTCCCGGTCAAGCACGCCCTTGACGATTCCCGGTTGCACCACCACATAGTCGTCTTCAATTTCGATTATCCTGTTCATGTGCTTTGTAAAATCAAGGATTATGCCTTCAGAGAGCGATTGCCCGAGGAGCCCTGTGCCCGCGCCCCTTGCGGTTATTGGCACCTTTTTTTCAGAGCTGTACTTGCATGCCTGTTCGACGTCATGTGAATCTACAGGACATATAGCCGCCGCAGGCTGAATTTCATAGTGGCTTGCATCAACAGAATAGGCCTGCCTGCTCCAGCTGTCGCCAAGAACCTCGCCTTTTGCAATGCGGAGCAGGTCATCGGCTATGACGTGATGCAATGGCAGGGAATAGCCATACGCGTATAACAAATTTTTGCCACAAGCGTGGATAAGCAAGAAATGGAGAATATCTACGGATTAATTTCCCGTAAAAGGATTGGTTAAGACTCCATTATCATTATATTATAGTATATTCAACCTAGAGGAGATGGCTCAGACCGACGTCCAGAAATGCCCCGTCTGCTCCGGCAAGGGGCTTATAGAAATCACCGATTCTGATTGTCCATTTTGCAATGGCACCGGCGAATTTACAAAGGCAGCCGAGAGTTACATGAAGTCTCACATCTGCCAATGTGTGTTCCTCGATAGGAAGAACTGCCCGCTGTGCGGCAAAAAGTGCCACCACAATACGCCCAACCGGCCAAAGATCCTGATTGCGCCGATGTAAGGTTTAATAGCCATTCCGCCTTTTTCATATTCGTTGAAGACAATATCCAAGGCAAATGAAAGTACTGCTACTGCTGCGGCAGCGTGCGCTTTTTGCAATGCCGAGATCCCTTACGGCCAGAGTGTCTGCCCTTTATGCATGAAGAAATACAACATCAGAACTTTTGACCTCAGCAACGACGGCTGCGGATGCGACAAGTGATAAGAAGAGGAAAAGAGGGGTCAGAGATTGGTATACATAATCATATCTAGGTCATACAGCCACCACATCTTCATCCCCCAATTAATCGATGCCAATTCTATCCATTAAGTCTTTGGCTTGCTTTTGCTTTGCACTTGTTATTTTGACTATTACCAGCCCCTCAAGAGGCTGACCGTAGAGGACCGCAGAACCTTCTGGCGCCATTGTAAAGAGCGGAAGGGCAAGCATATCCTCTTCGCCATCTACGAGCACCCGCACAGGAGAAGGCATCCTCAAGGCGTCCTGCAAAACCTGTACTGCTTCTTTTGAAATTGTGCCGGCGGGGTTGATACAATGCAATTCTTTTGCAGAATAGCTTGCAGAATAGCTCCGCTTTGACCGCCTTTCTTTGCCGTCAATGACAGCAATATCCGGTTTTATTCCAAAAGATACAAGGCGTTCAGTGGTCGCGTCGCCAACTGCAATTACTTGCTTGACGCCTTTCAGCACCGACGCTACTTTTCGTTTTGTTACCTGCTTGTCTGGAACAAGTGTGCCAAAGGGCTGTTTTAAGAGGCGTGCATCATTTTCGTTTATAGGCATTATTCCTTTTTGGCCTGCTCACTTGCTGCTTTTGCTTCTGCCTGTTCCTGCGCCTGCATTTCAGTAGCAATTATACTTATCCTGCCTGCGATCACCTTGGCAGCCTTTGTAAACGCGTGCGACTGT
Coding sequences within it:
- a CDS encoding VOC family protein, with translation MSFRKVGAVILLVSNMEKSIRFYKDTLGIPIKTKSNDWTEFFNKDTVLALHPAKKKSKMKTGSGMLVGFEVSDLDSTVQKLKEKKVKFFKKPKEEPFGKHAIIQDPDGHLVSIAEIKEKSAEGFDLLGLIGRE
- a CDS encoding methyltransferase domain-containing protein, with product MAQADLPAVMKARSAGFARLWGYSVGFYGVWLAHIGRQTGLLERIAHRPVSVDELVSATKMHPPAVQAWCSAAIAYGLVSEKKDKKMYLKPEMKIMLLDRKNPDYLGGQFSYLALRSLEYGAFQDLFRLGRTREMSYTLGAIEQATDWDHYSFLTAIRRDKKMSRLLSQGCRLLDVGCGTGSLLAKMCAEYPKSSFVGIDPCDKAVAAARKIAKGKPIKIIKQAGESMVFENEFDIVYLGESLYAARDKQKVVSNCRHALEKGGTIAIVEGLLPESRLHGDDSRLIMGMQLDFALQGYRFMTKKEVARLLAKFSRVRFKALGGSVYLVTAIK
- a CDS encoding FAD-binding oxidoreductase, with the protein product MLYAYGYSLPLHHVIADDLLRIAKGEVLGDSWSRQAYSVDASHYEIQPAAAICPVDSHDVEQACKYSSEKKVPITARGAGTGLLGQSLSEGIILDFTKHMNRIIEIEDDYVVVQPGIVKGVLDRELKKRNKFLPPDPASSNYCTIGGMIADNSSGMHCLGYGNTIDFLEGVDVVYADGEPGFASADRFDGRMEKLGKLLSPHADAIKNGYPKVSKNSCGYRLDTVMSDRFMPHKVFAASEGTLGIVTCAKLRLLDIPEYRCIMVLGFVDLLGAVSAVPAILKFSPVALEMLDHTVLSFGSRAGGTGCLLFVEFAGDDSKKIEDRLQACKEELAGKCSVLEYASDEQSMAKIWRARKGALNNVMKLTVGSRKPIGLIEDTVVRPELLADHATNLLQTYRQNKLDYVMYGHVGDGNIHTRPLVDMGSDKEVDLMRRIAKSVFEQVIRSGGTITGEHGDGLARVSYIEMMYGRHITDLFSAVKKLLDPAFMMNPGKKVPVQ
- a CDS encoding GTP-dependent dephospho-CoA kinase family protein, which translates into the protein MPINENDARLLKQPFGTLVPDKQVTKRKVASVLKGVKQVIAVGDATTERLVSFGIKPDIAVIDGKERRSKRSYSASYSAKELHCINPAGTISKEAVQVLQDALRMPSPVRVLVDGEEDMLALPLFTMAPEGSAVLYGQPLEGLVIVKITSAKQKQAKDLMDRIGID